From the genome of Triticum aestivum cultivar Chinese Spring chromosome 3B, IWGSC CS RefSeq v2.1, whole genome shotgun sequence, one region includes:
- the LOC123071288 gene encoding UPF0051 protein slr0074 encodes MAASASTSLFGPCALTARLGAGRPSGGPRRRVDARGRGRLSVVAVQTGPQKPSPPPSPSSPAADEAEALQNLLKREYKYGFVSDFESFSIPKGLSEATVRRISELKAEPAWMLDFRLAAYRRFLTMAEPTWSDNVYSPVDLQSLCFYSAPKTKPKLNSLDEVDPELLKTFDRLGIPLGEQKRLSNVAVDAVIDSTSIATTHREALMAKGVIFCSISEAIREYPDLIKRYIGSIVPPGDNYYAALNSAVFSDGSFCYVPKDTVCPMEISTYFRINDKETGQFERTLIVADERSTVSYLEGCTAPAYDSNQLHAAVVELVCEEGAEIKYSTVQNWYAGDEEGKGGIYNFVTKRGRCKGRGSKISWTQVETGSAITWKYPSVELVGDDTVGEFYSVALTKDYQQADTGTKMIHKGKNSRSRIISKGISAGKSRNCYRGLVQMNSGAENAYNSSQCDSLLIGDNAAANTYPTIQVGCTSGRVEHEASTSKIGEDQLFYFQQRGIDHEKAVAAMIGGFCRAVFEHLPYEFAQEVDALMNLKLEGSVG; translated from the exons ATGGCCGCCTCTGCCTCCACGTCCCTCTTCGGGCCCTGCGCCCTCACCGCCAGGCTCGGGGCGGGGCGCCCGTCCGGCGGGCCGCGCCGGCGCGTCGACGCGCGCGGCCGCGGCCGCCTCTCGGTGGTGGCCGTGCAGACGGGCCCGCagaagccgtcgccgccgccctcgccgtcgtCCCCGGCGGCGGACGAGGCCGAGGCGCTGCAGAACCTGCTCAAGCGGGAGTACAAGTACGGCTTCGTCTCCGACTTCGAGTCCTTCTCCATCCCCAAGGGCCTCTCCGAGGCCACCGTTCGACGCATCTCGGAGCTCAAGGCGGAGCCGGCCTGGATGCTCGACTTCCGCCTCGCCGCCTACCGCCGCTTCCTCACCATGGCGGAGCCCACCTGGAGCGACAACGTCTACTCGCCGGTCGACCTCCAGTCCCTCTGCTTCTACTCCGCGCCCAAGACCAAGCCCAAGCTCAACAGCCTCGACGAGGTCGACCCCGAGCTGCTCAAGACCTTCGACCGCCTCGGGATCCCTCTCGGCGAGCAGAAGCGCCTCTCCAACGTCGCCGTCGACGCCGTCATCGACTCCACCTCCATCGCCACCACCCACCGGGAGGCGCTCATGGCCAAGGGCGTCATATTTTGCTCCATCTCTGAGGCCATCCGCGAGTACCCGGACCTCATCAAGCGCTACATCGGGAGCATCGTGCCGCCTGGCGACAATTACTATGCCGCGCTCAATTCAGCCGTGTTCAGTGACGGATCCTTCTGCTACGTGCCCAAGGACACGGTCTGCCCCATGGAGATATCTACCTACTTCAGAATCAACGACAAGGAGACCGGGCAATTTGAGAGAACTCTGATTGTGGCTGATGAGAGGAGCACGGTTAGCTATTTGGAAGGTTGTACTGCTCCAGCATATGACTCCAACCAGCTCCATGCTGCGGTGGTGGAGCTTGTGTGCGAAGAGGGGGCTGAGATTAAGTACTCCACCGTGCAGAATTGGTATGCTGGTGATGAGGAGGGCAAAGGGGGCATTTACAATTTTGTGACCAAGAGGGGGCGGTGCAAGGGGCGTGGCTCGAAAATCTCATGGACACAGGTTGAGACAGGGTCAGCAATCACCTGGAAGTACCCAAGTGTGGAGCTTGTTGGGGATGACACTGTTGGAGAGTTCTACTCGGTAGCACTGACCAAGGATTACCAGCAGGCCGATACAGGGACAAAGATGATCCATAAGGGGAAGAATTCACGCAGCCGGATTATATCCAAAGGTATCTCAGCAGGAAAGTCAAGGAATTGCTACCGTGGGCTGGTCCAGATGAATTCAGGTGCAGAGAATGCGTATAATTCTTCGCAGTGTGATTCATTGCTGATTGGGGACAACGCTGCTGCTAACACCTATCCCACCATTCAG GTGGGTTGCACTAGTGGCCGTGTTGAGCATGAGGCAAGCACATCCAAAATTGGAGAGGACCAGCTATTCTACTTTCAGCAAAGAGGGATAGATCATGAAAAGGCCGTTGCAGCCATGATAGGTGGGTTCTGTAGGGCTGTCTTTGAACACCTTCCTTACGAGTTTGCCCAGGAGGTGGATGCACTTATGAACCTGAAGCTGGAGGGATCAGTTGGCTAA
- the LOC123071289 gene encoding internal alternative NAD(P)H-ubiquinone oxidoreductase A1, mitochondrial has product MAASSLLRSLSRVSRRGCAPAFYGRGPLSPLSTAAAAAASDAGDAAVLRRGLAGLGPTAKGEKPRVVVLGTGWAGSRLMKDLDTTGYDVVCVSPRNHMVFTPLLASTCVGTLEFRSVAEPLARIQPAVSTSPGSYFLLARCTAVDPDAHTIDCETVTEGEKDTLKPWKFKVSYDKLVFGCGAEASTFGIRGVTEHATFLREVHDAQEIRRKLLLNLMLSDVPGISEGEKRRLLHCVVVGGGPTGVEFSGELSDFIIRDVKERYSHVKDYVHVTLIEANEILSSFDVRLRQYAINQLVKSGVRLVRGIVKDVQPDKLILDNGEEVPYGLLVWSTGVGASSFVKSLPFPKSHGGRIGVDEWLRVPSVPDVFAVGDCCGFLESTGKEVLPALAQVAERQGLYLARLLNRVMKAGGGHANSQVEADLGPKFVYKHLGSMATVGRYKALVDLRQSKDSKGISIAGFASWFIWRSAYLTRVVSWRNRLYVAINWLTTMIFGRDISRI; this is encoded by the exons ATGGCCGCGTCCTCCCTGCTCCGCTCGCTCTCCCGCGTCTCGCGCCGCGGCTGCGCGCCCGCGTTCTACGGCCGCGGCCCGCTCTCGCCGCTCTCGACCGCCGCGGCTGCAGCGGCGTCCGACGCGGGGGATGCTGCGGTGCTGCGGAGGGGGCTCGCGGGGCTGGGGCCGACGGCCAAGGGGGAGAAGCCGCGGGTGGTGGTGCTCGGGACGGGGTGGGCGGGGTCGCGCCTCATGAAGGACCTCGACACCACCGGCTACGACGTCGTCTGCGTCTCCCCGCGCAACCACATGGTCTTCACGCCGCTGCTCGCCTCCACCTGCGTCGGCACGCTCGAGTTCCGCTCCGTCGCCGagccgctcgcgcgcatccagCCCGCCGTCTCCACCTCCCCCGGCTCCTACTTCCTCCTCGCCCGCTGCACCGCCGTCGACCCCGACGCGCACACG ATTGATTGCGAGACAGTCACTGAAGGTGAGAAAGATACCTTGAAGCCGTGGAAATTCAAGGTTTCGTATGACAAGTTGGTCTTTGGATGTGGAGCTGAGGCATCGACTTTCGGTATACGTGGTGTTACTGAACATGCAACCTTTCTTCGGGAAGTTCATGATGCTCAAGAGATCCGCAGGAAGCTCCTTCTGAATCTGATGCTGTCTGATGTACCTG GCATATCAGAGGGCGAGAAGCGCAGACTATTGCACTGTGTTGTTGTTGGAGGTGGTCCAACAGGGGTTGAATTTAGCGGGGAACTTAGTGATTTCATCATCAGAGATGTGAAAGAACGTTACTCACATGTGAAAGATTATGTCCATGTGACCCTGATTGAg GCAAATGAGATATTGTCATCCTTCGATGTTCGCCTGAGGCAGTATGCTATAAACCAACTAGTTAAG TCAGGTGTTAGGCTTGTACGAGGAATCGTGAAGGATGTACAACCTGACAAATTAATCCTGGACAATGGAGAGGAGGTTCCTTATGGTTTGCTGGTATGGTCTACTGGAGTTGGTGCTTCATCATTCGTCAAGTCATTGCCATTTCCTAAGTCACACGGAGGAAG GATCGGTGTAGATGAGTGGTTACGTGTTCCTTCTGTCCCAGATGTATTCGCTGTTGGTGATTGCTGTGGTTTCCTTGAAAGCACCGGCAAGGAAGTTCTCCCAGCCTTAGCGCAG GTTGCCGAGCGGCAAGGCTTGTACCTTGCTCGCCTGCTCAACCGTGTGATGAAGGCTGGAGGAGGGCACGCAAATTCCCAGGTCGAAGCCGATCTAGGTCCAAAGTTTGTGTATAAGCATCTAGGGAGTATGGCAACCGTTGGAAGGTACAAAGCTCTGGTGGACCTGAGGCAAAGCAAG GACTCGAAGGGCATATCCATCGCAGGATTTGCAAGCTGGTTCATCTGGCGCTCAGCATACCTGACTCGTGTTGTCAGCTGGAGAAATAGGCTCTATGTGGCTATCAACTGGCTGACCACGATGATATTCGGCCGTGACATAAGCCGTATCTAG
- the LOC123065873 gene encoding acidic endochitinase-like: MAIPAKASSSFSMSCLLAAIFLFSSAPRSHGGSIAIYWGQNGNEGTLAETCSTGNYAFVNIAFLCSFGSAQETPQLNLAGHCDPYSNACTNLTADINLCQSKGVKVMLSIGGGAGGYTLNSEQDAADLAKYIWDSFLGGSSPKRPLGAAVLDGVDFDIEGGNPDYYGALAAHLKAYGGKGGSKEVYLSAAPQCPFPDQWVGKALQTGLFDYVWVQFYNNPPCQYVQGDTANLMDSWKQWTSGVHAKYIFLGLPAAPAAAGSGFIPAGSLESQVLPALKGSSKYGGVMLWSKFYDDQDGYSSAIKNAV; this comes from the coding sequence ATGGCCATTCCGGCTAAAGCCAGCAGCTCCTTCTCCATGTCCTGCCTCTTGGCCGCCATCTTCCTCTTCTCCTCGGCGCCACGGAGCCACGGCGGCAGCATCGCCATCTACTGGGGCCAGAACGGCAACGAGGGCACCCTGGCCGAGACCTGCAGCACCGGCAACTACGCCTTCGTCAACATCGCCTTCCTCTGCAGCTTCGGGTCGGCCCAGGAGACCCCGCAGCTCAACCTGGCGGGCCACTGCGACCCCTACTCCAACGCCTGCACCAACCTCACCGCCGACATCAACCTCTGCCAGTCCAAGGGCGTCAAGGTCATGCTCTCCATCGGCGGGGGCGCCGGCGGGTACACGCTCAACTCCGAGCAGGACGCGGCCGACCTGGCCAAGTACATCTGGGACAGCTTCCTCGGCGGGAGCTCACCCAAGCGGCCGCTCGGCGCCGCCGTACTCGACGGCGTCGACTTCGACATCGAGGGAGGGAACCCAGACTACTACGGCGCCCTGGCGGCGCACCTCAAGGCCTACGGCGGCAAGGGGGGCAGCAAGGAGGTGTACCTGTCGGCGGCGCCGCAGTGCCCGTTCCCGGACCAGTGGGTCGGCAAGGCGCTCCAGACCGGCCTCTTCGACTACGTGTGGGTGCAGTTCTACAACAACCCGCCGTGCCAGTACGTGCAGGGGGACACGGCCAACCTCATGGACTCGTGGAAGCAGTGGACGTCGGGGGTCCACGCCAAGTACATCTTCCTCGGGCtgccggcggcgccggcggccgcaGGGAGCGGGTTCATACCGGCGGGGAGCCTGGAGTCGCAGGTGCTCCCGGCGCTCAAGGGCTCCAGCAAGTACGGAGGGGTGATGCTGTGGTCCAAGTTCTACGACGACCAGGACGGCTACAGCTCCGCCATTAAGAACGCCGTCTGA
- the LOC123071287 gene encoding uncharacterized protein — MDADEAAGSSRRMDLNLYLGLPRAPRSRRSDLGSDLALSTPMPSSPSSSAASVDAPPPPEPPHAPYSPSRAGLSPPPPEVYSSYHPEDAHLPYAPAPVIDELPDDIGFGFHPPPSLVRASAFLWEDRPSSSTASSSFLPDAATRYRRLLEQTGSRWLRSRPTGRFRSDLPPLSSEVQPLGHDAAVPVPHHEVAIDIVGDDKVTGNGVEVGASEESEERGKSVATFECNICFDMAGEPVVTSCGHLFCWPCLYQWLNVYSNHKECPVCKGEVTEANITPIYGRGNSCSDAEKAADEGKQPGLTIPPRPHGNRLESFRQQFQHLRPMSRRLGDAHGILSSWRRLLDQQIMSSVSRFEGPSEPAVHETGDVAPHTGRLSRLTTRMRARRLLSEVDNSPDGAFAAPDSGLPGNSAPDAPRDGSSPVLPEGFDLLQRLTLIGIANTERLATAMSDLRRIATPGQHGASASYLRRLATPGQYGASASSPNPLNPEATVDGTHVGAAPSTDQASNSSTIAVIQGDAGVSETAGEPSNAGSSRTLRRGRSSALASLDVDGAPPQRNKRRRM, encoded by the coding sequence ATGGACGCCGATGAGGCTGCGGGAAGTAGCAGGAGGATGGATCTGAACCTGTACCTCGGCCTCCCCCGCGCCCCGCGGTCTCGCCGCTCCGACCTCGGCTCCGACCTCGCGCTCAGCACCCcgatgccctcctcgccctcctcctctgccgcctccgTCGACGCCCCTCCGCCTCCCGAGCCCCCGCATGCCCCCTACTCCCCGTCTCGCGCCGGCCTTTCTCCTCCGCCACCAGAGGTGTACTCCTCGTACCATCCCGAGGACGCGCACCTGCCGTACGCGCCAGCGCCGGTCATCGATGAGCTCCCGGACGACATCGGCTTCGGCTTCCACCCCCCGCCTTCGCTGGTGCGAGCCAGCGCCTTTCTTTGGGAGGATCGCCCGTCTTCatcgacggcctcctcctccttcctccctgaCGCTGCAACAAGGTACAGGCGGCTGCTTGAGCAGACAGGAAGCCGGTGGCTCCGCTCTAGGCCCACTGGGCGGTTTAGATCGGACCTTCCACCGCTCAGCTCCGAGGTTCAACCTCTAGGGCATGATGCAGCAGTGCCGGTGCCACATCATGAGGTGGCAATTGATATCGTTGGAGATGATAAGGTAACCGGCAATGGAGTAGAAGTAGGTGCCTCAGAGGAGTCGGAGGAGCGGGGCAAGAGCGTCGCCACATTTGAGTGCAACATATGCTTTGATATGGCCGGAGAGCCGGTGGTCACTTCTTGTGGCCATCTCTTCTGCTGGCCTTGCTTATACCAATGGCTTAATGTCTACTCCAACCACAAGGAATGCCCAGTCTGCAAGGGCGAGGTGACGGAGGCTAATATCACTCCTATCTATGGCAGAGGGAATTCTTGTTCAGATGCAGAGAAGGCTGCGGATGAAGGCAAGCAGCCAGGTCTTACAATCCCACCAAGGCCACATGGAAATCGTCTTGAAAGTTTCCGGCAGCAGTTTCAGCACTTACGCCCAATGTCAAGAAGGCTTGGTGACGCACATGGGATACTGTCATCATGGAGGCGCCTTCTTGATCAACAGATCATGAGTAGTGTGAGTAGATTCGAAGGCCCGTCTGAACCTGCTGTGCATGAAACAGGTGACGTTGCTCCACACACTGGCCGCCTAAGTAGATTGACCACAAGGATGAGAGCAAGACGGTTGCTGAGCGAGGTAGATAACTCTCCTGATGGTGCTTTTGCTGCCCCTGATAGTGGTCTGCCTGGAAATAGTGCGCCAGATGCACCTAGAGATGGTTCAAGCCCGGTTTTACCAGAAGGATTTGATTTGTTGCAACGGCTTACTCTTATTGGCATTGCAAATACAGAAAGATTGGCAACTGCCATGAGTGACCTTAGAAGGATAGCTACACCTGGCCAACACGGAGCATCTGCTTCATACCTTAGAAGGTTAGCTACACCTGGCCAATACGGAGCATCTGCTTCATCGCCGAACCCTTTGAATCCCGAGGCAACAGTTGACGGAACCCATGTTGGTGCAGCACCTTCTACAGACCAAGCATCAAACTCGAGCACCATTGCAGTGATACAGGGGGATGCAGGTGTTTCTGAGACGGCGGGAGAGCCTAGTAACGCAGGTTCTTCGAGAACcctgaggagggggaggagcagcgCGTTGGCTTCTTTAGATGTGGATGGTGCCCCCCCACAGCGCAACAAGAGGCGGAGGATGTAG